The Pan paniscus chromosome 2, NHGRI_mPanPan1-v2.0_pri, whole genome shotgun sequence genome contains the following window.
AAATCACATGGAGCTCTGGGCAAGTGTGTCCATCTGGTCAGAGGGAATAGCAAGTAAGTCCTAAATCTAATAAAATTcgaaatatttaaaagacattgCCAGTTTTTAGAAGTGGTCTCTTTTGGCCCCCACGTGGCAGTCATTTTTTCATTGTCAATTTTCTGCAACAAATCAGCAGGGAACACAAGGGAACTGGGTAGCAGGCCTTTTCTGCTGCAGCAGGAGATATTTGGGGCAAAGCCCTGCTTGTTCTCATGGGAGAATTTTTTTGTGAAAGCCCCCACTGGATGATAAGAGCCAATATTCTCTGAAGCAGGTTTTATCACCCAGTGGGCTCCCCCATGCAAAACTCAGGTCAGGCAGCTGTGGGATGTGCTACCCTTTAAACAATGGAGAGTCTAGCAGTCAGGCTGCTACACAGTTCAACTCAATTAGTTAGATATGATATTAGCTTTAACATACGCAGCTTCTATGAGGCATGTTTCCCcataaaatacagaataaagaGGCATAGAGTAACagtgactttcttttctttttctttttgatgttcaAAACATTATCCCATTGCTTtgttaaaaaatagatataaatgcaaacaaaaatgaacaataaatatcattttgtatctgtcaaatgagaaaaatgttttaaaatcttaatatCTAACACTGGTAAGTATGTGCTGATGCAGGCACTGGTGAGagtagaattcttttttcttatttactcttttaaattgaaaaataaaaattgtatatatttatgttgtacaacatgatgttctgaaatatgtatacattgtggaaatTCTAAATGAAATTAACTAACATAtacatcacctcacatacttatcatttgtttgcggtgagaacacttaaaatctactctgttagcaattttcaagtatataatgcattgctattaactatagtcaacaACCTTATTTTCTTAATCAAAAGTGCTCCACATCCCCTGGCTTCTGGGCCTTTGTGGTTGGCTGTGTACTAATGGTGGCTCACTCCCAGCTTCTGCACTGGATTTTTTCTCTGCCTATTTCAGGTCAGTGCTTTGGAAAGTCTTCCATCTCTCCTGCAATCTCCACTTTTCCCTCTCTACTGCTAATAGCATAAAAGCATGCTATCACTTTTCTCATCTTTGAAAATGCTCCCTTTGAGCTCATATCATCCTCCAGCTGTTGTATCATTTCTAGGCTTCCCTTCTGTCAAAATTCCTTGAAAACACTATTATACTTGCTGTGTCCAGTATCACTCTTCATCTCTGTAATCTTGTCTGATCAGGCTTCTGGCCTCCCGCTCCATGAAATTACTCTTTATAAGGTTACCATGAGCTCCACGCTGCTTAGGTCAAGGGTCAGTCCTTGTCCTCAGCTGTTGATGATAGATCACTTTCTGCTCTTCAGAGCAGCTGGCTTCTGGATACTTTATTCCTGAGTCTTCTCCTACCTCACTCAACACTCTTTCTTGGCTTTCATTGCTGGTGTCTCTTTCCCTTGACTTCTAAACATTGAATGTTCCAGGGTTGAGCTGTCATTCTATCTCTACATGGATTCTGATGTCTTCCAAATTTTGTATTTCCAACCCAGACCTCTTCTCTGAATGCCAGTCTCCCATATGCCACTACCTATTCTTTAGCTCATCAGCACCACCCATGTCATCTGCCCCCAAACTCTTTTCTCTGTCACCATCACCTTGGTCCAAATCACCATAGTTTCTCATCTAATTAATTTCAGTAGCTTACTAACTGGTCTCTCTGTCTCTACCTTTGTCCCTGTAAAGTCTGTTGTGGAAAGAGCAATAAGaatgattcttcttcttcttctttttttttttttttttgagatggagtctctcgctctgtcgcccaggctggagtgcagtggcgcgatctcggctcactgcaagctctgcctcccgggttcacgccattctcctgcctcagcctcccgcagaGTGATTCTTCGTATGCATCCAGAAAATGTCCTGCCTATGCTTAAAATGCCAACTTTTCTCCATCTCATTCAGAGTGAAAGTCCAAGCCTGAGGCTGCCAAGGCCTTCCACCCTCCGGCCTCTTGTTCCTCCCCGCTCCCCAACCCCTGGCTCACTTGTCTCAGTCACACTGGTTTCCTTGCTGTTTCTCACCAGTCAGCTCTTGCAGCTGACGTCCCCTCCCTGCTTGGATTTGTCTTTCTTCAGATTGAAGTGACTCTCATCTCCCTAAGCTGTCTGCTTAGATGTCATCCACATGTGAAGCCTCCTTGGCCACTCCACTTAAAATGGTCTCCGCATGTATCTCAGTGTGCTATATCCCTTTTCTGGGCTTTATTCCCTCCTAACACTCCCGAGCCTGCCACACTCCAATGTGTGTATAGGATGCGTGGATTTGTCTCTCCTTCATGTCCCAATCCTGTAACAAGTAAACTTCCTGAGGTcaaggatttttgttttcttcacaaCAATATCCTTAGCACTCAGAAGGATACCCTGCATATCTTTATTGAATGGGAAGAAGAAATTAGGTTTTATCTTGTTATGTGGTAAGCCAAAGGCGCAAAATAATTAGAGTCAGGAATTAATCTGGTTGTCTTTAAAGAATGGCTTTTCAGGAGTCAATTGCTTTTCCTGTTTATGCTAATGGTTTATGAAGATTctattataaatcatactgcgaACATCATTATAGAAATAATGATAATTTAAGTAAATGGATATAATAAAGAATGCTAATAGAGGCATGGTTTTCATTtgaagtaataattataattattgaaattccatttgtacattttcatgtgttgaaacaaattaaaaagaaaatttataacaaTGTAACTTTTATATAATAATGTGTTACATGCATAATGAAGTATTTAACTTTATCATCATTGCAAGTATTTTTCAGGAAGATTCTTCTAGTAAAAGTAAATTGAAATCTTGAGAGCTGTAGAAGCCAGAGAAATAATAGATGGGCTAATATTGCCCTCTGGTGGAAATATTGAGACATGACAGATTGGATCATTTATTAAAGACCATGCCTTTAGCCCGGAGAAAGCCCAGGAATTGAAAGTTTCCACTCTATTATGTGATCTTACAGTGTtgtgttaaattttttaatttaatatttaaaacctGAATTATATTAGATAGAAGGCTTGAATAAGcaatgtacaaaaaatacatgATCAATCAACTTCTGGAAAAAGTGTTCAAATTTCATTagcaatacaaaaatacaaagtaagAAAAGACTGATGTACTGTTTCATCTCTCAAATCAGCAGAAAGTTTGAAAACAAAGGGATAGTGTGAGCAAAAGGGCGTTCATATGGTTTGTAGGGACATAAAATGCTACTGCGTTCTCAATCTGGGGTTGTTTTGGTCGGAAGGCTCCAAAGATGTATAAAAATTTGAACATATTTGCCCTTTCCTGAGAAGAGATGCAAAAtccatcagattctcaaagggaTTCATTCTCTCAAATGTTAAGaacaaatgtttaaattatttgggAGAATAATTTGGCAAAATGTGCAAGAAAGTTATGCGTATGTGTATTCCAATATTGTTTTGAATGCTTAATCACTATAAACCACCTAAATATTCAACAGTGGGACATTTGAAATAAATCACACTCCAGTTCTATGATAGAGTCAATGTAGTTATTAACAATCGTGCTGTAGAATTAATGATGCCGAAATGTTCTTTATACATGATGAGGTAGAAAAAGCAGTTTGCCATTTAGTACATGTGATATGATCCTGAGTTTATTGAAACATAAACATATGACGTGcatgagaaaatatttgggagTATCCATGAAAAATGCCAATGCCAGTTTGGGtaactaaatgcaatgtgcttgtctttatttttagataaatttacaatgaatatattacttttgtaataaaaagcatgataaatataatataaaaaggaatgattaaTTTTCTATCTATTAGAAGATTTGACACAGGAGATTGTTAACTTTTAATTAATCAACTGAACAGAATAGGTACAATTTGAAAAAGCATTTTAGAGGACTAGAACAATAATTATGTAATTCTCCACATTGTTACTCTCTGCAGAAAGACCTTCTTAATATTtaaaagcagtttaaaaaaatctgtaaatttccaagcaaatagaaaaatctgTGCTATTCTGGACTTTTACAAGACACTAGAGCCTTTGTAAGTCTTTTCTAGAGCAAGACagagtgaaataaaatagaataaattaaaatgaaataatttaaaaaattagagcatTAGCAAAGATAACTAGGCcactttaaatatacaaataaactcttacaattttttttgttatttttagaaaaaagtttACACTTCCTTCAGCTTTTAGGAGTGAAAGGAGCAAAGGAAGTAAGAAAGGCttgggctggatgcggtggctcatgcctgtaatctcagcactttgggatgccgagtcggtggatcacctgaggtcaggagttcgagaccagcctggccaacatggtgaaaccctcgtcactactaaaaatacaaaaaattagcttggcatggtggtggacacctgtaatcccagctactagggaggctgaggcaggagaattgcttgaaccctggaggcagaggctgcagtgagcccagatcatgccactgcactccagcctgggcaacaacaggaaaactccatctcaaaaagaaaaaaaaaagaaaaaaataagaagaggaggtgaggggagggaaggggagaggaggagaggggaggggaggggaggggaggggaggggaagggaagggagggaagcttGGTAGAGGAGCAATGATTCCtgaactggctttttttttttttttctttttaaactacagGTGACCAAACAGAACTTCTCCAGTACAAGTCTGTCTGTCATTCCATTTGACATTGTATTGTAGGCATAAGCCCTGCCTTCCAGTTCCTTGGCAGTGGTGAAGCAGTATGGAGCTGGGGCAGGGAGGTGGCACATTATAGGACTGTGAGAACACTGCTCCTTTATACGTAAAATTCCTACccaatggatcacttgaggtcaagagtttgagaccagcctggccaacatggtgagaccctgtctctactaaaaatacaaaaattagcccagcttggtggcaggcgcctgtaatcccatctatttgggaggcgaggaatgagaattgcttgaagccaggaggcggaggttgcagtgagccgagaccatgctactgcactccagcctgggtggctgggtgagactgtgtctcaaaacaaaaacaaaaaacaaaaaaacaaaacaaaacaaacaaaaaattcctaCCCGAGAAGACTCATGACTCTGGAACACAGTGAGTGCAGCTGTTATGGTAAGTGAAACAGCTAATGATCTGGCAGAACCTTCAAGATACAAGGTAAAGAGAAAAAAGCCAGGCGCAGGGTAGTCCACTTGCTGTCTTTTGTGTGAATCTATCTGTGTTTTTAAATGCAGAGACTAAAGGAATTGGCGGTAGGTAGGCATCGCCTCCAGGGAGTGGAATTGGGTTACTGGGAGGCACAGAGAGAGGTGTACTTTCTTTTCACTGCAAACCTTTTGTGCATCCAGccttctgtcttaaaaaaaaaaatctgcatatggATCAttcttcaaacaacagaaaaaggaaaccaaataaaaaaaaatctacccaaagaaaattttttcataataaaaattgttCCAAGCCTCAGAGCTGGCTCCCATGTTTTGAGCAACATCAGCTATTCATGTATTCAGCTGAAGCTCATCCTTAGGTTTTTGATCAAGCTGTGCcatgtttttcatttcctttgatagGGTTTCTCAGTTCCCGTCTTGTCAGTGAAGTGGTTTTTAGTTGAACTGTTATTTGCAATAGATGAAAGTAAACAGTGCAAGACATTAATTGTGGTGTTTCTACTTTAAAAACAATCAGATAAAATTCTAGAACAAGATTTGCTGTTCGATAGGAAGATCAGATTCTTTTCCCTATACACTTAATGCTACATATTCATGCTCCAGTGCAGACTGCTGGCAAGGTAAAGAGGCTGACAACCAGAGTTGTAATTAGGTCCTGCTTGTTTCCTTTAGAGTTTACAGTCCAGAAAGTTCATGGAAATAATGAGAGTCTTATAGCATTTTGTTATGCATTGAAATGTATTCtcatatgttaaagtcctaatccccagtactttagaatgtgacctgatttggaaataaggtcattACAGATGTAAGTaaagatgaggtcacactggagtaAGGTGGGCTATAATCCAATATGAGCATGTCCTTGTAGAAagggaaaatatttacacagccacaTACACAGGGAGAActccatgtgaagatgaaggcagagaccaGAGTGATGGTTCTACCAGACAAGGAATGCTGAAGATTGGCAGCAAACTACCACATGCTAGGAGAGGGTAATGGCACAGATTCTTCCTCGCAGCAGTCAGAAGAAAGGATCCCTGCTAACACTGGATCTCTGGCTTCTGGGATCCAAAACGGTGAGACAATAAGTTTCTGTTGGTGAAGCTGCTTCATTTGTGGTAGTTTGTTGCAGCTGCCCTAGCAAACAACTACATATTCTAGTCCAATTAGAATCAAGAAgcagaataaaattggaaaagagaaggcAGACCATGACAGGGTGGCCAAATTATCTCCTCCTTTTAcaactttaaaatcttttttaatggTAAAAGAGCATTCTGTGTGTGAATAGCAAAATCGAGAAACTCCAGTTCCCAAATCGTCAAGAACCCTAACAGGTGTGATTGATTGAGCACTGACCACAGGTGCCAGCCCTGGTGCTTGGTGCTTTAACTGGattatctttctttcttacaGATAATGCACAAGGTTGATACAATTCTCTCCATGTTACAGGTGAGgacactgagactcagagaaataaggggggggggggaaaaaaaaaatcccagggctGCACAGGTGTTAAGTAATGAGCTCAAGATTTGGGCCCAAGTTTGATGGGCACTGTCAAATTAAGAATTGCTAAACTATAAATTCATCAACTGTAATTTCAAGATGTTTCTccaacctttcttttgagtatgCAGGATTTgaattgtttttagagataggctctcactctgttgcccaggctggagcccagcagtgcagttatagctcactgcagcctcaaactcctgggctcaaatgatccttccacctcagccttccacagtgctaggattacaggcatgagccaccattcccagactgaatttatccattttagaTAAAATGCAGAGTGGCAAAGCTGGCATTGGGGACAGGTTGAATGGTGGTGCAGTCTTTAGAACCTGAAAAAAGGggctgattgtgtgtgtgtgtgtgtgtgtgtttgtgtgtagtgGACATTGGTAGTCTGTGCTTGTAGTAGATGATAGTTCTCCTAATGAAATTGATGTGTTGCAATGAGACTCTGAAGAACATGGCAAAAATCCTTTAGcctattttttatcattttaagaatGGAAGGAAAGTTTTACTGTAGGATAGCCTTAGTGACATCTggtgattttgtaacctgaagtCAATTTATCAAGTGAAGTAGATTTTCCTGGGtaggaaatattattttctttttcattcacttGTTGAACAGAGTCTTCGAGTTATTTGGAATTTCTACtaagttttgtggtttttttaaatagcaattttAAACTCTATAGCTTCCCATAGATTGTTCCATAATGCTAAAATTTATAACTTAATCCACTCAATATATAACATTTGGCCATAAGAAAATGATATGTAAGTTACGATACTTAGTGAATGTTTTTGGAATAAATAGTTCTGGGCACATCTGTCCTCTCTACAAAGTAAGAGaaaacttgtttttcttctaaCTTGAAcatatgctgttttttttttttttatggtgaaaagatatatatatatatatattcagaattaGGCAGCTGGGCTCAGTTTAGATGATCCCAGTTTTGTTGGCAACATCCAAAGCATCGTAATCAGGAGCCAGTCGAACATatgccttcttctctccatcaGGCCGAATCAGGGTGTTGACCTTGGCCACATCAATGTCatagagcttcttcacagccAGTTTAATCTGGTGCTTGTTGGCTTTAACATCCACAATGAACACAAGTGTGTTGTTGTCTTCTATCTTCTTCATGGCAGACTCAGTAGTCAGCGGAAACTTGATGATAGCATAGTGGTCAAGCTTGTTTCTCCTGGGAGCGCTCTTCCGAGGATATTTGGGCTGTCCCCGGAGTCGCAGTGTCTTCGGCCGCCAGAAGGTGGGTGACGTGCGGATCTTCTTCTTTTTGTGGCTGTGGACACCTTTCAACACTGCCTTCTTGGCCTTTAAAGCCTTCGCTTTGGCTTCAGCTTTAGGAGGGGCAGGAGCTTCCTTCTTCGCTTTCGGCGCCATCTTGTGAAAAGGGTCCATATGCTGTGTTTTAAggtagatttttatttaaatgcaaaaccttgttattttaaatatcaaatgaaATCTTATTTGCTTTTATCTTCTCTTATGCATTCCAattaaattttgtaatatattgGCTCTTTCCCCTTATTCATGGGAAGTTAGTAAGAcaaaaaaataagacatatagatgtttcatttaaaattttgtcacATCTAAATAAAGTCTAGCAAAATTGTTGTATCTGACACCCCGTAAGAATGGTATATTCTCTCACAATCTTCTCTCATGTAATTTGAGAGATTTGTATTTTTGCTCTAAAGACATGCATAATCtctgagcactttttttttttttttttttgagacagagtcttactctgtctcccaggttggagtgcagtggcgggatctcggcttattgcaacctccgcctcctgggttccagcaattctcttgtcttagcctcccgagtagctgggactataggcgcgtgccaccatgcccggctaattttttgtatgtttagtagagacagggtctcaccatgttggccaggctgggctcgaactcctgacctcaggtgatccacccgcctaggcctcccaaaggagcattttttttctttatttttgttatacaaCAGCATATGTGAATAACTATGAGAAGCCATTAAAAGTCTTCTCACTGGGGAATAGAGAGTTTCTTTAAATCACTTTTACAATAACATTTATTGCCCTGTTTCTTTCAGGTGTGTGATTTCCAATTTACTCATGTAAGTTCTCTGATGAGCTGCCTTGAGGCCTATAACCCCGTTCCTATCTACGGCACTGCCCAAATAGTTATTGGTCTTACAGCATGACAAAGCATTTTAAACAAACCTCCTCTGTTCATCCAGACTCTTTGTATGAAAGAGCTCTGAAACTGATCCAGGCACAGATGGCCAGGTTTTACCAGTGTTCCCAGCCTGTGTAACATCCCCCCCGCCACCATTTTCCACAGTGAGATAGATGGAGTGGAAAACAGTATTAATCTTCAAAAGCAGAATTCTTGCATTATTGGTCCCCAAGAACCAATCCTTTTAAAACAATTTGCCATCACAGACTGGGTGCCATTTTACAGAAACATGACCTAGAACAGAAGAAATCTATTTTCTAATGATTCAGCTGATTGAGTCCACAAAAGGCATTGCCTTGGTCAATCAATTTGCTTGTGTTTTAGAGATACCAGCAAACCCTACTGTgcctaaaaacaaacacaaagacacCAGGATAAAACTAGCATTaagatccttttcttttttagctaGTTGTCATTCACTGCCTAAATCatttcccagtttttttttttatctaaagcagtttacttttattaaatttttcaatACAAATAACAACTgggttaaaaattattaaatcaacTCTATGGGCTGTTTTTAAATGTCCTGTTTCTGATGATGAAAGCTAGGCTCAGCAGCCTTGAACCttgtcttagtcagttcaggctgccaTAAGAAAATATTACAGACTGGGCATCTTAAAATCGAACATTTATTTCACCCAGTTCTGCAGGTTAGGAAGTCCAAGACCACGGTGCTGGCAGACTCAGTGTCTGTGAAGGCCCACTTTCTGGTTGGCAGATGGCTgcttttttgctgtgtcctcacattgcTGGTGGTGGGGTTGGAGGTGGTGGGGGTAGTTTGGGGAGAGAGCGCTCtagtttttcctcttcttataagcacACTAATTCCTTCATGGGAGCTAcactctcatgacctcatctaaacctagtTACCTCCCAATggtcccactttttttttttgtgaggcagagtcttgctctgttgcccaggctggagtgcagtggtgcgatcttggctcactgcaacctctgcctcccaggttcaagcatttctcctacctcagcctaccgagtagctgggattacaggcgcccaccaccatgaccagctaatttttgtatttttagtagggacggggtttcgccatgttggccatggtggtcttgaactcctgacctcaggcgatccatccacctcagcctcccaaagtgctgggattacagacgtgatccaccacgcctggccggccCCACTTCTAAATACCATTACACTGTGGGCCcaagtttcaacacatgaattttgggggaacacaaacattcagtccatatgAACACAGATTTTTGGTAAACTAACTCAAAAAACCCTTCTAGGCCAAAATAGTTATATCTAACATCTTTTTAACGAGAGGTTTCAGCCTCTGCAGGTTAGAAAGCAAGACAGAGTTATCAAAGAAGTATCCGTCATTccgtttttgttttgtgttgcttaGGGTTATCACATTATTgtgtttatttccaaatttattctaCAAATGTCTTGAGTGGCGTATATTTAGGAAATACTTTTTCTAAAATTGTAAGTGGTTTCTCCAAAAAGACAGAATGCTAAGTCACGTGGTATTTCCCACCACGGGCATGTGCTACCTTCTcttttgaatataaataaatcatgTACGCAGAAGAGATGTTGAGAAGGGTTTTATTAagcatgccttttcttttttcaatctgTGGCCTTTTGGAACATTGTAATGAGGTTGTTTCACCACAGTTCCAACTTGTCGTTGTCAGTCCAAAGCCTACATTTTTTAATAGGGTAAATGAGTGTCCAGGGATGCTGAAGATGAGGTAGCACTAGGGGTTATGTAGATATGGACTGAGCAAAGTCTTGGGGCATCTTATGCACCTTATGCAGTCTTGCCAGAAGATTAGTGGGCTTGCTATTTTATAGGTCAACTACTAAAGGAACTCTCATTGGTGAGACTGTTACAAGGATACTTTGAATTAGAAGCTTGATACTCCATTACTTGTGGGTTGAAACTGATGCTCTGCTAAGATCTTGGGAGGTGAGGTACATCACCATGTCCCGGGTTGAGGTAGAAGACACTCAAGACCCTGCAACCCTGACTTGGAACATTGTAAGAGGAGATGGGAAAAGAATTTCTAGGGTGAGAATTCTTCCTGTGGGAAGGAATATATCT
Protein-coding sequences here:
- the LOC100972689 gene encoding large ribosomal subunit protein uL23-like; amino-acid sequence: MDPFHKMAPKAKKEAPAPPKAEAKAKALKAKKAVLKGVHSHKKKKIRTSPTFWRPKTLRLRGQPKYPRKSAPRRNKLDHYAIIKFPLTTESAMKKIEDNNTLVFIVDVKANKHQIKLAVKKLYDIDVAKVNTLIRPDGEKKAYVRLAPDYDALDVANKTGII